A window of the Virgibacillus pantothenticus genome harbors these coding sequences:
- the spoIIM gene encoding stage II sporulation protein M — protein sequence MHKNKTLLINHVKEHATIYLFMVILFLTGIIFGAILVNSMNFVQKQDLFFYLERFFKQVTDNEQAAYIEIFKNSFFYHIKYLLLLFVLGLSVIGLPLVWILIFLKGLVVGFSVGFMVNQLGMNGLLLASLSIAPQNFLIIPVYIIAGSLAMIFSLTLLSKLFSNRIAQPVFQPFGRYVLLFSLLILFASIAALLETFVSNEAMQWMVRSFY from the coding sequence ATGCATAAAAATAAAACGCTTCTCATCAACCATGTCAAAGAGCACGCCACCATATATTTGTTTATGGTCATTCTATTTTTAACAGGTATTATATTTGGTGCAATCCTCGTTAACAGTATGAATTTCGTACAAAAACAAGATTTGTTCTTTTATTTGGAACGCTTTTTTAAGCAGGTAACGGATAATGAGCAAGCAGCATATATAGAAATTTTTAAAAATAGCTTTTTCTACCATATAAAGTATTTGTTGCTTTTATTCGTGTTAGGATTATCCGTCATTGGCTTGCCATTAGTGTGGATTCTCATCTTTCTTAAAGGTTTGGTAGTAGGGTTCTCCGTAGGATTTATGGTTAATCAGCTTGGCATGAACGGGCTTTTACTGGCAAGTTTATCAATTGCACCGCAAAATTTTCTCATTATACCCGTATATATAATAGCGGGGAGTTTGGCAATGATTTTTTCCTTAACATTGTTGAGCAAATTATTTAGCAATAGAATTGCACAGCCAGTATTCCAACCATTTGGGAGATATGTGCTACTATTTTCTTTGCTAATACTTTTTGCTAGTATAGCTGCCTTATTAGAGACGTTTGTTTCGAATGAGGCGATGCAGTGGATGGTTCGTTCATTTTACTAA
- a CDS encoding Fur family transcriptional regulator: MEHRIDRIKKQLHAQSYKLTPQREATVRVLLEREEDHLSAEDVYLLVKEIAPEIGLATVYRTLELLSELKIVDKINFGDGVSRYDLRKEGAKHSHHHLVCSECGSVEEIEEDLLEEVEKIVQNEWGFQVKDHRLTFHGVCKQCQTITVSASS; encoded by the coding sequence ATGGAACATCGAATCGATCGGATAAAAAAACAGCTCCACGCCCAAAGTTACAAGCTAACACCACAGCGCGAGGCGACTGTCCGAGTTTTACTGGAAAGAGAAGAAGACCATTTAAGTGCTGAAGATGTTTATCTACTTGTGAAAGAAATAGCACCGGAAATCGGTTTGGCAACTGTATATCGTACATTGGAATTATTATCGGAATTAAAAATTGTTGATAAAATAAATTTTGGTGATGGTGTTTCTCGTTACGACCTGCGAAAAGAAGGTGCCAAGCACTCGCATCATCATCTCGTTTGCTCTGAATGTGGCTCCGTAGAAGAAATAGAGGAAGATCTGCTTGAAGAGGTTGAAAAAATCGTCCAAAATGAATGGGGATTTCAGGTAAAGGATCATCGACTTACGTTTCACGGAGTTTGTAAACAGTGCCAGACGATAACAGTAAGTGCTTCTAGTTGA
- a CDS encoding DUF4227 family protein, producing MKMMLLDMLKVFCLFIAFTLLFYYGLRVMHAEYEHYHRYDPPEGPAVKVFTEEHSFFERIHLFFRLGE from the coding sequence ATGAAAATGATGCTTTTGGACATGTTAAAAGTATTTTGTCTCTTTATTGCGTTCACTTTATTATTTTATTACGGTTTACGCGTCATGCATGCGGAATACGAACATTATCATCGTTATGACCCTCCAGAAGGGCCAGCGGTGAAAGTGTTTACGGAAGAGCATAGTTTTTTCGAGCGTATTCATTTATTTTTCCGTTTAGGGGAGTAG
- the xerD gene encoding site-specific tyrosine recombinase XerD, whose translation MLHDSAEDFFHYLRIERGLAENTLASYQRDIANYMQYLKTNVQKNNWEEVTRADMTGFLYSLKDNHKSSATIARHISSIRAFHQFLIREQLVTHDASLHIETPKKERKLPDVLSIKEMDALLNIQGTSPLQLRNKAMFELLYATGLRVSEMITLKTSDLHLTMGFIQCVGKGSKERIVPVGNTAIRAIETYLQQGREKLIKRHPETATLFVNQHGKPLSRQGFWKILKKRALEAGITKAITPHTLRHSFATHLLENGADLRLVQEMLGHVDISTTQIYTHVTKSRLKDVYTSYHPRA comes from the coding sequence ATGTTACATGATAGTGCGGAAGATTTTTTCCATTATTTGCGAATTGAGCGCGGGCTAGCAGAAAATACGCTGGCTTCCTATCAAAGAGATATCGCAAACTATATGCAATATTTAAAAACTAATGTGCAAAAAAACAACTGGGAAGAAGTTACACGAGCAGATATGACGGGATTTTTATACAGTTTAAAGGACAATCATAAATCATCAGCGACAATTGCTCGGCATATTTCTTCGATTCGAGCATTTCATCAGTTTTTAATTCGCGAGCAACTAGTAACGCATGATGCAAGTTTGCATATTGAAACACCAAAAAAGGAGCGTAAATTACCAGATGTTTTATCCATCAAAGAAATGGATGCGCTTTTAAACATCCAAGGTACAAGCCCTTTACAGTTACGCAATAAAGCGATGTTCGAACTTCTTTATGCAACAGGTTTACGGGTTTCCGAAATGATTACATTGAAAACCTCGGATTTGCACCTGACGATGGGATTTATTCAATGTGTCGGCAAAGGATCTAAGGAACGGATTGTTCCAGTTGGGAATACAGCTATCCGCGCAATTGAAACATATTTACAACAAGGGAGAGAAAAGTTAATAAAGCGTCACCCAGAAACTGCTACTTTGTTTGTTAATCAACACGGAAAACCATTGTCACGCCAAGGATTTTGGAAAATTCTAAAGAAAAGGGCTTTGGAAGCTGGAATAACAAAAGCAATTACTCCTCATACGTTACGTCACTCTTTTGCTACACATTTATTAGAAAATGGAGCTGATTTGCGCCTTGTTCAAGAAATGCTTGGGCATGTAGATATTTCAACAACACAAATTTATACACATGTAACAAAATCTAGGCTAAAGGATGTTTATACAAGTTACCATCCAAGAGCATAA
- the deoB gene encoding phosphopentomutase: MKKFKRIFLVVMDSVGIGEAPDADKFNDQGADTLGHIAAHRKGLHMPNMASLGLSNIREIQGIEKAASPKAHYTKMKEASNGKDTMTGHWEIMGLHIEQPFRTFPEGFPDELIQELEKQTGRKVIGNKPASGTKIIEELGEEHMETGALIVYTSADSVLQIAAHEEIIPIDEQYRICEIARKLTLDEKYMVGRVIARPFIGKPGAFERTANRHDYALKPFGKTVMNELQENNYDVIALGKICDIYDGEGVTKAIRTKDNDDGMTKLVESMKENFTGISFLNLVDFDAKYGHRRDPDGYAEALEAYDARLTEVLEKLQHDDLLIITADHGNDPTHHGTDHTREYVPLLVYHNGIQEGKELPIRETFADIGATIADNFQVKLPQHGTSFLNTI; the protein is encoded by the coding sequence TTGAAAAAATTCAAACGTATTTTTCTAGTTGTGATGGACTCTGTAGGTATTGGAGAAGCACCAGACGCAGATAAATTTAATGATCAGGGTGCGGATACACTTGGGCATATTGCTGCTCATCGGAAAGGTCTTCACATGCCAAACATGGCAAGTTTAGGGTTAAGTAATATCCGAGAAATTCAAGGAATTGAGAAAGCGGCTTCACCTAAAGCCCATTATACAAAAATGAAAGAAGCTTCCAATGGAAAAGATACGATGACAGGTCATTGGGAAATCATGGGGCTGCATATTGAGCAACCGTTTCGCACATTTCCAGAGGGCTTTCCGGATGAACTGATCCAAGAGTTGGAGAAACAGACCGGTCGTAAAGTAATTGGTAATAAACCGGCATCTGGGACGAAAATTATTGAGGAGCTCGGTGAAGAGCATATGGAAACAGGAGCTTTAATCGTCTACACTTCTGCCGATTCAGTCTTGCAAATCGCTGCACATGAAGAAATTATTCCCATTGACGAACAATATCGTATTTGTGAGATAGCTCGTAAACTAACATTAGATGAAAAATATATGGTTGGTCGTGTAATTGCGCGTCCATTCATTGGAAAACCAGGCGCATTTGAACGAACTGCTAATCGACATGACTATGCATTAAAACCGTTTGGAAAAACGGTCATGAACGAATTACAGGAAAACAATTATGATGTCATTGCATTAGGGAAAATATGTGACATTTACGATGGTGAAGGAGTTACAAAAGCCATCCGTACAAAAGATAACGATGATGGAATGACAAAATTAGTAGAATCCATGAAGGAAAATTTTACTGGAATTAGCTTTTTAAATTTAGTTGATTTTGATGCGAAGTATGGACATCGTCGCGATCCGGATGGTTATGCTGAAGCTTTGGAAGCTTATGATGCTCGTCTTACAGAAGTATTAGAGAAATTACAGCATGATGATCTGTTAATCATCACTGCCGATCATGGAAATGACCCAACTCATCACGGTACAGATCATACGAGAGAATATGTTCCATTACTTGTTTATCATAACGGTATACAAGAAGGAAAGGAATTACCAATTCGTGAAACGTTTGCTGATATTGGTGCGACCATTGCAGATAATTTCCAAGTTAAACTACCACAGCATGGCACAAGCTTTTTAAATACAATTTAA
- a CDS encoding purine-nucleoside phosphorylase — MNQEAMQQASTFLQTKLTHKPKIGLILGSGLGVLAEEIEDAVTIPYQEIPDFPESTVSGHKGQLVSGLLKGKPVIAMQGRFHYYEGYSMQQVTFPIRVFKELGIETLLVTNAAGGINEQFQPGNLMLITDHINNMGVNPLIGRNDDCLGVRFPDMSEVYSKRLIAHAESCAQEIGLSIQKGVYVGNTGPSYETPAEVRMLRTLGGDAVGMSTVPEVIVAAHAGMEVLGISCISNMAAGILDQPLTHDEVIETTEQVKASFLQFVKKVIQTIPER, encoded by the coding sequence ATGAATCAAGAAGCGATGCAACAAGCAAGTACATTTTTACAAACAAAATTAACACATAAGCCTAAAATTGGATTAATACTTGGGTCTGGTCTAGGTGTCTTAGCGGAAGAAATAGAAGATGCAGTAACAATCCCATATCAGGAGATACCAGATTTTCCAGAATCAACAGTTTCTGGTCATAAAGGACAATTAGTTTCAGGACTGCTAAAAGGCAAACCAGTGATTGCAATGCAAGGACGCTTTCACTACTACGAAGGATATTCAATGCAACAAGTTACTTTCCCGATTCGTGTTTTTAAGGAACTTGGAATTGAAACCTTACTAGTCACGAATGCCGCTGGAGGAATTAACGAGCAGTTTCAACCTGGTAATCTGATGTTAATTACAGATCATATCAACAATATGGGCGTAAATCCGTTAATCGGCAGAAACGATGACTGTTTAGGAGTGAGATTTCCTGACATGTCTGAAGTGTATAGTAAGAGACTGATTGCCCATGCGGAATCTTGTGCTCAAGAGATTGGTCTGTCGATACAAAAAGGGGTATATGTTGGTAATACTGGTCCATCTTATGAGACACCTGCTGAAGTTCGCATGCTTCGAACGTTAGGAGGAGATGCGGTAGGAATGTCAACGGTTCCTGAAGTTATTGTAGCAGCTCATGCAGGTATGGAAGTACTAGGTATCTCTTGTATATCAAATATGGCTGCTGGAATTCTCGATCAGCCATTAACGCATGATGAAGTAATTGAAACAACTGAACAAGTGAAAGCATCTTTTCTGCAATTCGTCAAGAAAGTTATCCAAACTATTCCTGAAAGGTAA
- a CDS encoding pyrimidine-nucleoside phosphorylase: MRMYDIIEKKRDNQALTKEEIQFFIQGYTNGEIPDYQVSALLMAIYFQDMNDQERAELTQAMVESGDQIDLSAIDGIKVDKHSTGGVGDTTTLILAPLVASVGVPVAKMSGRGLGHTGGTIDKLESVPGFHVEISNDEFIELVNKNKVAVVGQSGNLTPADKKIYGLRDVTATVNSIPLIASSIMSKKIASGADAIVLDVKTGAGAFMKDLDDAKELATAMVTIGNKVGRNTMAVISDMSQPLGNAIGNALEVKEAIETLQGNGPEDLTELCLTLGSQMVVLAKQAATIKEARAKLEENLHNGKALQQFKIFLNSQGGDASVVDQPESLPQATYQIELPAKSSGKVAEIIADDIGTAAMMLGAGRATKDAVIDLAVGIVLHKKIGDEVKEGESLLTIHTNSEDVDEVKDKLYRSISISAGEIEAPTLIHGMVTE; this comes from the coding sequence ATGCGTATGTATGACATTATTGAGAAGAAACGAGATAACCAAGCACTCACAAAAGAGGAAATTCAATTTTTTATTCAAGGCTATACAAATGGGGAAATTCCTGATTATCAAGTTAGCGCACTATTAATGGCGATTTATTTTCAGGATATGAATGATCAGGAACGAGCAGAGTTGACTCAGGCAATGGTAGAATCAGGCGATCAGATTGATTTATCAGCGATTGATGGAATAAAAGTAGATAAGCATTCCACTGGTGGAGTTGGGGATACAACAACCTTAATTCTTGCACCGTTAGTCGCTTCTGTAGGTGTGCCTGTAGCAAAAATGAGTGGTAGAGGCTTAGGTCATACAGGTGGTACCATTGATAAACTGGAATCTGTACCAGGCTTTCATGTGGAAATATCAAATGATGAATTTATTGAATTAGTAAACAAAAATAAAGTAGCGGTAGTTGGTCAATCAGGAAACCTTACTCCAGCAGATAAGAAAATCTATGGTTTAAGAGATGTAACAGCAACCGTTAACTCCATTCCTTTAATCGCTAGTTCTATTATGAGTAAAAAAATTGCCTCAGGCGCTGATGCTATTGTGCTCGATGTAAAGACAGGCGCTGGTGCATTTATGAAAGATTTGGACGATGCAAAGGAACTCGCTACTGCTATGGTCACCATTGGAAACAAAGTAGGCAGAAATACGATGGCGGTTATTTCAGATATGAGTCAGCCACTAGGTAATGCAATTGGAAATGCATTAGAAGTAAAAGAAGCAATTGAAACATTGCAAGGGAATGGTCCTGAAGATCTAACGGAGCTTTGTTTGACATTAGGAAGTCAAATGGTTGTGTTGGCAAAGCAGGCCGCAACAATTAAAGAAGCTCGAGCAAAATTAGAGGAAAATCTCCATAATGGTAAGGCATTACAGCAGTTTAAAATTTTCCTAAACTCACAAGGTGGCGATGCCTCTGTTGTCGATCAACCAGAATCTCTCCCACAAGCAACATATCAAATCGAGTTGCCAGCTAAATCTTCTGGAAAAGTCGCCGAAATCATAGCTGATGACATTGGAACAGCAGCAATGATGCTAGGTGCTGGAAGAGCAACAAAGGATGCAGTCATTGACTTAGCCGTTGGTATTGTTCTGCATAAGAAGATTGGGGACGAAGTAAAAGAAGGAGAATCCTTACTTACGATTCACACAAATTCAGAAGACGTTGACGAAGTGAAAGACAAGCTTTATCGTAGTATTTCAATTTCAGCAGGTGAAATAGAAGCTCCAACATTAATTCATGGTATGGTAACAGAATAA
- a CDS encoding D-alanyl-D-alanine carboxypeptidase family protein, translated as MKKALWIISIVCIITMNTMTFASAEEKKSTKDQNLANDAKSALLMERDTGKVLFNKNEHEKLSPASMTKIMTLLLIMEALDEGKLKLDEKVRVSEHAASMGGSQIFLEAGEEMTVDDLLKGIAIASGNDASVALAERVAGSEGAFVQKMNEKVKELQLKNTKFQNVTGLPADDHYSTAYDMAVMSKELLKYEDITSYTSIYEDYLRKGQENEFWLVNTNRLVKFYSGVDGLKTGYTSDAKYCLTATAEKEDMRVIAVVMGSSSSKERNEQVSQMLDYAFNHFQTKKLFDKGDKITELKLTKAENKQTDVVASESISTLFKRGDSMENVTTEIAMKEDMQLPVQKGETVGELIVKDGENILSRSDLTVKESIDNASYGTLWKRTWQKLAKND; from the coding sequence ATGAAAAAGGCTCTATGGATCATTAGCATCGTATGTATAATAACTATGAATACAATGACTTTTGCAAGTGCAGAAGAAAAGAAAAGTACGAAAGATCAAAATCTAGCGAACGATGCAAAATCGGCTCTTTTGATGGAGCGTGACACGGGAAAAGTACTATTTAATAAAAATGAACATGAAAAACTATCACCAGCAAGCATGACAAAAATTATGACTTTGTTATTAATCATGGAAGCTTTGGATGAAGGGAAGTTAAAACTGGATGAAAAAGTGAGAGTTAGTGAACATGCGGCTTCCATGGGCGGATCACAAATCTTCTTGGAAGCAGGAGAAGAAATGACTGTGGATGATCTATTAAAAGGAATTGCAATCGCTTCGGGAAATGATGCAAGTGTTGCTTTGGCAGAACGCGTAGCCGGAAGCGAAGGGGCTTTTGTACAAAAAATGAACGAGAAAGTAAAAGAATTACAACTAAAGAATACCAAATTTCAAAATGTAACAGGACTTCCTGCTGATGATCATTACAGCACAGCTTATGATATGGCTGTGATGTCAAAAGAGTTATTGAAGTACGAGGATATTACCAGCTATACCTCCATTTATGAGGATTATTTACGCAAAGGACAAGAGAATGAATTTTGGCTCGTTAATACAAATCGATTAGTTAAATTTTATTCTGGCGTTGATGGTCTTAAAACAGGTTACACAAGTGATGCAAAATACTGTTTAACCGCAACTGCGGAAAAAGAAGATATGCGTGTTATTGCAGTAGTAATGGGTTCTAGCTCTTCTAAAGAAAGAAATGAACAAGTTTCCCAAATGCTTGACTATGCCTTCAATCATTTTCAGACGAAAAAGTTATTTGATAAAGGGGATAAAATCACGGAGTTAAAACTAACTAAGGCTGAAAATAAACAAACAGATGTAGTAGCTTCAGAATCGATCAGCACATTATTTAAGCGAGGAGACTCGATGGAAAATGTAACGACAGAGATTGCCATGAAAGAAGATATGCAGCTTCCCGTGCAAAAAGGGGAGACCGTAGGGGAGCTAATTGTAAAGGATGGGGAAAATATACTATCCAGAAGTGATCTGACCGTTAAAGAATCGATTGATAATGCTTCGTATGGTACGCT